The following proteins are co-located in the Mesorhizobium sp. M1E.F.Ca.ET.045.02.1.1 genome:
- a CDS encoding efflux RND transporter periplasmic adaptor subunit, whose amino-acid sequence MPKIRFHKLAAIAVLIGFAAWMATGEFSSVGSAADHQKAGEAGKATQSGADKPKTAEVEPKAAPRTVAVVTPPRKTFARAIRISGLTEADKRAVLATRVGGVIDKLPVKQGDHVKTGDLVLMLAAEEKISNVDNARQLLVQRKAELDAAERLAKTGNLPKLQLDTARSNLTAAQSMLETAQAELDRNEVKAPFDGVIDRVPVELGSSVMQGGEVATILKLDPVIARGEISERDLRYIKIGDEANVRLVNDQKVTGTVRYISRDASSQTRTFRVEVAIPNGDGSIPAGMTAEIALSAEPTDAVLLPRSVVTLGDKGDLGIRAVGKDDKVAFFPIDLVDDTPTGLVLGGIPQDARIIVAGQELVKEGDLVKPVEADQATINKLISEAAAGTQ is encoded by the coding sequence ATGCCGAAAATCAGGTTTCACAAGCTTGCAGCCATTGCTGTGCTCATCGGATTTGCTGCCTGGATGGCAACGGGCGAGTTCTCGTCCGTGGGCAGCGCCGCCGACCACCAGAAGGCAGGAGAGGCAGGCAAAGCCACGCAATCCGGGGCCGACAAGCCCAAGACGGCGGAGGTCGAGCCGAAGGCCGCGCCCCGCACCGTCGCGGTGGTGACGCCGCCGCGCAAGACCTTTGCGCGCGCCATCCGCATTTCCGGGCTGACCGAAGCCGACAAGCGGGCGGTGCTTGCCACGCGCGTCGGCGGCGTCATCGACAAGCTGCCGGTCAAGCAGGGCGACCATGTCAAGACGGGCGACCTGGTGCTGATGCTGGCCGCCGAGGAGAAGATCTCGAACGTCGACAACGCCAGGCAGCTTCTGGTGCAGCGCAAGGCCGAGCTCGATGCCGCCGAGCGGCTGGCCAAGACCGGCAACCTGCCCAAGCTGCAGCTCGACACCGCCCGCTCGAACCTGACGGCGGCGCAGTCGATGCTGGAGACCGCGCAGGCCGAACTCGACCGCAACGAAGTGAAGGCGCCGTTCGACGGCGTCATCGACCGGGTGCCGGTCGAGCTTGGCAGCTCGGTCATGCAGGGCGGCGAGGTGGCCACCATCCTGAAGCTCGATCCGGTGATCGCGCGCGGCGAGATCAGCGAACGCGACCTGCGCTACATCAAGATCGGCGACGAGGCCAATGTGCGCCTGGTCAACGACCAGAAGGTCACCGGCACGGTGCGCTATATCAGCCGCGATGCCTCATCGCAGACCCGCACCTTCCGTGTCGAGGTGGCGATCCCCAACGGGGATGGCTCGATCCCCGCCGGCATGACGGCCGAGATCGCGCTCAGCGCCGAGCCGACCGACGCGGTGCTGCTGCCGCGCTCGGTAGTCACTCTGGGCGACAAGGGCGACCTCGGCATCCGCGCCGTCGGCAAGGACGACAAGGTGGCGTTCTTCCCGATCGACCTCGTCGACGACACCCCGACGGGACTGGTGCTCGGCGGCATTCCGCAGGACGCGCGCATCATCGTTGCCGGCCAGGAGCTGGTGAAGGAAGGCGATCTGGTGAAGCCCGTCGAGGCCGACCAGGCGACCATCAACAAGCTGATCAGCGAAGCTGCCGCCGGCACGCAGTAG
- a CDS encoding efflux RND transporter permease subunit, which produces MDIVRLAIHNARLTISALMFLLAAGWVAYQSTPKEAEPDVPIPMMYVSLIYQGISPEDSERLLLRPMESKLKSLKGLKEMRSAAFQGGGYVLVEFQPQTDLATALQDTRSKVQDAKADLPQAAEEPTVNEVNVSEFPVLVVTLSGDVPERVLTAAARELRDRIEEVPGVLEGSLQGARDDLVEVVVDPVKLSSYGLQLDQVMQGVGASNSLVAAGNLEGSEGKYAVKVPSLIETPEDVANLPVVATPNAVVQAKDIATIRSTFKDAETVTRLDGKPAIAIEVKKRIGANLIDTLNHVREVSDNFIKTMPEGMHVTYTQDKSVFVNQLLGDLQNHVMIAVILVFIVILYALSGRASLLIGLAIPSSFLIGILLLAMMGYTINMIVLFSLILAVGMLVDDAIIVTEFAERRMTEGMPKADAFALAAKRMAGPVIAATMTRIAAFSPLLFWPGIIGDFMKYMPITLIVTLSASMLYALVFAPTLGAIFAKAPAHHEESNRDGWYMALVKQAVRFPITVILLTVGLLVGVGFAYSKYGAGVEFFPNVEPDYGLLYVHARGNLSLAEMDAATRTAESRLLGWPGVKSVYTRVGKTQGGGQDIPEDVVGVIQYEFVDWRQRKSANQILNDLRGVMAGIPGVDVEVRVPEAGPPTGKPVQIRLSAADPAGLDDKARAVAARIAKIPNVIDVSDGLPPPGVDWALDVDRAKAAQYGISPTSVGTVVQLVTNGLKLSEYRPAGADDAVDIRLRLPEDRRTLSTLDELRVQTSQGSVPISNFVVRKPEPTVGILNRIDGARTVVVQANVSAGAQVAAVQQEVTKAVADMDLGSGIRWKLAGSNEDSAEASAFLSKAFGAAIFLIFLVLLAQFNKFTSVWLVLSCVVMATIGVFLGLLLTGEAFGIVMSGIGVIALAGVVVNNNIVLIDTYDRLREEGWDKMDAVLQTCRERARPVVLTAVSAILGVLPIAFGLGLEIFHHETTINAPSTQWWISLSSAIVFGLSFATLLTLVVTPSMLMVFTRAKVKPGARRGWFSGLFRLGKGKVVTDEPAKEANAEPDVAFPKAAE; this is translated from the coding sequence ATGGATATCGTCAGACTCGCCATCCACAACGCCCGCCTCACAATATCGGCGCTGATGTTCCTGCTTGCCGCCGGCTGGGTCGCCTATCAGTCGACGCCGAAGGAAGCGGAACCCGACGTTCCGATTCCGATGATGTATGTCAGCCTGATCTATCAGGGCATCTCGCCGGAGGACTCCGAACGCCTGCTGCTGAGGCCGATGGAGAGCAAGCTCAAGAGCCTCAAGGGGCTGAAGGAGATGCGCTCGGCCGCCTTCCAGGGCGGCGGCTATGTGCTGGTCGAATTCCAGCCGCAGACCGATCTGGCGACGGCGCTGCAGGATACGCGCAGCAAGGTGCAGGATGCCAAGGCCGACCTGCCGCAGGCGGCCGAGGAGCCGACGGTCAACGAAGTCAACGTCTCGGAATTCCCGGTTCTCGTCGTGACACTTTCCGGCGACGTGCCGGAGCGCGTGCTGACGGCCGCGGCGCGTGAATTGCGCGACCGCATCGAGGAAGTGCCGGGCGTGCTGGAAGGTTCGCTGCAGGGCGCGCGCGACGATTTGGTCGAAGTCGTCGTCGACCCGGTCAAGCTCTCCTCCTACGGGCTGCAACTCGACCAGGTGATGCAGGGCGTCGGCGCCTCCAACAGCCTGGTCGCGGCCGGCAACCTCGAAGGATCCGAAGGCAAATACGCGGTCAAGGTGCCGTCGCTGATCGAGACGCCCGAGGATGTCGCCAACCTGCCGGTCGTCGCCACGCCGAACGCTGTGGTGCAGGCCAAGGATATCGCCACCATCCGCTCGACCTTCAAGGACGCCGAGACGGTGACCCGCCTCGACGGCAAGCCGGCGATCGCCATCGAGGTGAAGAAGCGCATCGGCGCCAACCTGATCGACACGCTGAACCATGTCAGGGAGGTGTCGGACAATTTCATCAAGACAATGCCCGAGGGCATGCACGTCACCTACACGCAGGACAAGTCGGTCTTCGTCAACCAGCTGCTCGGCGACCTGCAGAACCATGTGATGATCGCGGTCATCCTGGTGTTCATCGTCATCCTCTATGCGCTATCGGGGCGGGCCTCCCTGCTGATCGGCCTCGCCATCCCCTCCTCGTTCCTGATCGGCATCCTGCTGCTGGCGATGATGGGCTACACGATCAACATGATCGTGCTGTTCAGCCTCATCCTGGCGGTCGGCATGCTGGTGGACGATGCCATCATCGTCACCGAATTCGCGGAACGGCGCATGACCGAAGGCATGCCGAAGGCGGACGCCTTCGCGCTTGCAGCCAAGCGCATGGCCGGCCCGGTGATCGCGGCGACGATGACGCGCATCGCCGCCTTCTCGCCGCTACTCTTCTGGCCCGGCATCATCGGCGACTTCATGAAGTACATGCCGATCACGCTGATCGTGACGCTGTCTGCCTCGATGCTCTATGCGCTGGTCTTCGCGCCGACGCTCGGCGCCATCTTCGCCAAGGCGCCGGCGCATCATGAGGAGAGCAATCGCGACGGCTGGTACATGGCGCTGGTCAAGCAGGCGGTGCGCTTCCCGATCACCGTCATCCTGCTCACCGTCGGCCTGCTGGTCGGCGTCGGCTTCGCCTATTCGAAATACGGCGCCGGCGTCGAGTTCTTCCCCAATGTCGAGCCGGATTACGGCCTGCTCTACGTGCATGCCCGCGGCAACCTTTCGCTGGCCGAAATGGACGCCGCCACCAGGACCGCCGAAAGCCGGCTGCTCGGCTGGCCGGGGGTGAAATCGGTCTATACGCGCGTCGGCAAGACGCAAGGCGGCGGCCAGGACATTCCGGAAGATGTCGTCGGCGTCATCCAGTACGAATTCGTCGACTGGCGCCAGCGCAAGTCCGCCAACCAGATCCTCAACGATCTGCGCGGCGTCATGGCCGGCATTCCGGGCGTCGATGTCGAGGTGCGCGTGCCCGAAGCCGGTCCGCCGACCGGCAAGCCGGTCCAGATCAGGCTTTCGGCCGCGGATCCTGCCGGGCTCGACGACAAGGCGCGCGCCGTCGCCGCGCGCATCGCCAAGATACCCAACGTCATCGATGTTTCGGACGGCCTGCCGCCGCCCGGCGTCGACTGGGCGCTCGATGTCGATCGCGCCAAGGCGGCGCAGTACGGCATCAGCCCGACCTCCGTGGGCACGGTGGTGCAACTGGTGACGAATGGCCTCAAGCTGTCGGAATACCGGCCGGCCGGCGCCGACGACGCGGTCGATATCCGGCTGCGCCTGCCGGAGGACCGGCGCACGCTGTCGACGCTGGACGAGCTTCGGGTGCAGACCTCGCAAGGATCGGTGCCGATCTCGAATTTCGTCGTCAGGAAGCCCGAGCCGACGGTCGGCATCCTCAACCGCATCGACGGCGCGCGAACCGTGGTAGTGCAGGCCAATGTCAGCGCCGGCGCGCAGGTGGCGGCGGTGCAGCAGGAGGTTACCAAGGCCGTCGCCGACATGGATCTCGGCAGCGGTATCCGCTGGAAGCTCGCCGGCTCCAACGAGGACAGCGCGGAAGCCAGCGCCTTCCTCAGCAAGGCCTTCGGCGCGGCGATCTTCCTGATCTTCCTGGTGCTGCTTGCGCAGTTCAACAAGTTCACCAGCGTATGGCTCGTGCTGTCCTGCGTGGTCATGGCGACGATCGGCGTGTTCCTCGGGTTGCTTCTGACAGGCGAGGCGTTCGGCATCGTCATGTCGGGCATCGGCGTCATCGCGCTCGCCGGCGTGGTGGTGAACAACAACATCGTTCTCATCGACACCTATGACCGGCTGCGCGAGGAAGGCTGGGACAAGATGGACGCGGTGCTGCAGACCTGCCGCGAGCGCGCGCGGCCGGTGGTGCTGACGGCGGTTTCGGCCATCCTCGGCGTGCTGCCGATCGCCTTCGGCCTCGGCCTCGAAATCTTCCATCACGAGACGACGATCAACGCGCCGTCGACGCAATGGTGGATTTCGCTGTCCTCGGCGATCGTGTTCGGCCTGTCCTTCGCCACCTTGCTCACGCTGGTGGTGACGCCTTCGATGCTGATGGTGTTCACCCGCGCCAAGGTGAAGCCCGGCGCGCGGCGCGGCTGGTTCAGCGGCCTGTTCCGCCTCGGCAAGGGCAAGGTCGTGACCGACGAACCGGCCAAGGAAGCCAACGCCGAGCCGGACGTCGCCTTCCCGAAAGCCGCGGAATAG
- a CDS encoding DUF3309 family protein: MTIGTLLVIILILILIGAVPAWPHSRAWGYGPSGIVGVILVILLIMLLLGRV; encoded by the coding sequence ATGACGATCGGTACACTTCTTGTAATAATCCTGATCCTGATCCTGATCGGCGCAGTGCCTGCTTGGCCGCATTCGCGGGCCTGGGGCTACGGCCCATCGGGGATCGTCGGCGTCATCCTGGTCATTCTGCTGATCATGTTGCTGTTGGGCCGGGTCTGA
- a CDS encoding SDR family oxidoreductase, with amino-acid sequence MTKIAILGANGRLGRVVGKAFIDAGFDVRAVTRTGKVPAEIKGATAVAGDAFDRESLIRATQGVDIIFNGLNPIYTDWGKCLPMAENVMAACRANGALHLFPGTVYNYGSPMPQVVTEETPFHPTTEKGRIRCAMEDLFRREADAGRVRTIVLRAGDFFGGTGTGSWFDLVVAAKMEKGVYTAPGPADLVHEWAYLPDFAVAFVGLARNLDKLGSYEAINFPGHAVTDLDIKAAAEKALGRKLKLSFMPWWVLRAGSPFVAMWREIVSMSYLRFEAHRLTSTRLEEIIGEIPHTPLDRAVAEAIQDIGIAVAPSREAA; translated from the coding sequence ATGACCAAGATCGCAATTCTGGGCGCCAATGGCCGGCTCGGCCGCGTGGTTGGCAAGGCCTTCATCGACGCCGGTTTCGACGTCCGCGCCGTCACCCGCACCGGCAAGGTGCCGGCCGAGATCAAGGGCGCAACCGCTGTCGCCGGCGATGCTTTCGACCGCGAGTCCCTGATCCGGGCAACGCAAGGCGTCGACATCATCTTCAACGGCCTCAACCCGATCTACACCGACTGGGGCAAATGCCTGCCGATGGCCGAGAACGTCATGGCCGCCTGCCGCGCGAATGGCGCGCTGCACCTCTTCCCCGGTACCGTCTACAATTACGGCTCGCCGATGCCGCAGGTGGTCACGGAGGAGACGCCGTTCCATCCGACCACCGAGAAGGGCCGTATCCGCTGCGCCATGGAAGATCTGTTCCGCCGCGAGGCCGATGCCGGCCGCGTGCGCACCATTGTCCTGCGGGCCGGCGACTTCTTCGGCGGCACCGGCACCGGTTCCTGGTTCGACCTCGTCGTCGCCGCCAAGATGGAGAAGGGCGTCTACACCGCGCCCGGCCCGGCCGACCTCGTGCACGAATGGGCCTATCTGCCGGACTTTGCGGTCGCCTTTGTCGGACTGGCGCGCAACCTCGACAAGCTCGGCTCCTACGAAGCCATCAACTTCCCGGGCCACGCCGTCACCGACCTCGACATCAAGGCTGCGGCCGAAAAGGCGCTGGGACGCAAGCTCAAGCTCTCTTTCATGCCCTGGTGGGTGCTGCGCGCCGGCAGTCCGTTCGTGGCCATGTGGCGCGAGATCGTGTCGATGTCCTATCTGCGCTTCGAGGCGCACCGGCTGACCTCGACGCGGCTCGAAGAAATCATCGGCGAAATCCCGCACACGCCGCTCGACCGGGCGGTGGCGGAAGCCATCCAGGATATCGGCATCGCCGTCGCGCCCTCGCGCGAGGCCGCCTGA
- a CDS encoding LysR family transcriptional regulator, protein MNEFDWNLIKSFVAVAETGSLSAAARSLEASQPTLGRHIGELEQALGVTLFRRGRRGYELTEAGSVLYERGRAVSEQANAFSLLALGSVEAIEGTVRIAASEVVAAYVLPRLTARLGEEEPGIEVEIVASNQVENLLRRDADIAIRMVRPAQNELVARKVTDIRLCLCAAQSYLERHGRPEKPADLADHALVGFDRSDEIIRGFAAFGVPVGRSHFRFRTDNQIVLWEAVRTGNGIGLGQKPLADRDPDVETLLPEVPLPVLPVWLAMHRDVRTSMRIRRVADFLHEELKRYSAGAGAGANSAR, encoded by the coding sequence ATGAATGAATTCGACTGGAACCTGATCAAGAGCTTCGTGGCGGTCGCCGAGACCGGCAGCCTTTCGGCGGCCGCGCGCAGCCTTGAAGCCAGCCAGCCGACGCTCGGCCGCCACATCGGCGAATTGGAGCAGGCGCTCGGCGTCACGCTGTTCCGGCGCGGGCGGCGCGGCTACGAGCTGACGGAAGCCGGCAGCGTGCTCTATGAGCGCGGCCGGGCGGTCAGCGAGCAGGCCAATGCCTTCTCGCTGCTGGCGCTGGGATCGGTCGAGGCGATCGAAGGCACGGTGCGGATTGCCGCCTCGGAGGTGGTCGCGGCCTATGTGCTGCCGCGGTTGACGGCGCGCCTTGGCGAGGAGGAGCCGGGCATCGAGGTCGAGATCGTCGCCTCCAACCAGGTCGAGAACCTGCTGCGCCGCGATGCCGACATCGCCATCCGCATGGTCAGGCCGGCGCAGAACGAATTGGTGGCGCGCAAGGTCACCGACATTCGGCTCTGCCTGTGTGCAGCCCAATCCTATCTCGAGCGACACGGCCGGCCGGAAAAACCAGCAGACCTCGCCGATCATGCCCTGGTGGGGTTCGACCGCAGCGACGAGATCATTCGCGGCTTCGCCGCCTTCGGCGTTCCGGTCGGCCGCAGCCACTTCCGCTTCAGGACCGACAACCAGATCGTGCTCTGGGAGGCGGTGCGGACGGGCAATGGCATCGGCCTTGGCCAGAAGCCGCTGGCAGACCGCGACCCGGATGTGGAGACGCTGTTGCCGGAGGTTCCCTTGCCCGTGTTGCCGGTGTGGCTCGCCATGCACCGCGACGTGCGCACCAGCATGCGCATCCGCCGCGTGGCGGATTTCCTGCATGAGGAGCTGAAGCGCTATTCGGCCGGCGCTGGAGCGGGGGCGAACTCGGCCCGGTGA
- a CDS encoding MFS transporter, with amino-acid sequence MSLQTTMQSATRGRWAVAGIFLANGFLTGSWAPQIPVFLTRLDISKFTLGLLILLFGVGAVMAMTWCGHLISRHGSRTVLRWFGLCGSFGLLVVALAPNVPLAAIAMLVFGGSIGGMDVAMNSNAVIVERRLSRAIMSSSHGFWSLGGFAGGALGGYSIQNYGHLAHAIVVTVIAFAIIALAIRYLVAEDRPRVAEHQKFALPRHPIVYLVGLMALLTMVSEGAVLDWAALYLHQELGADLAIAGLAYAAFSGVMALMRFLGDGVRNRFGAVATLRGSALVAAAGMLVGGLSPSPYLAIAAFAFCGFGIANMVPILFSAGGNQEGMSSGTGMSVVTTMGYSGILVAPSAIGFVAERSSFGPIFVALSGLLVVVLLMASLAHRAEFAPAPAPAE; translated from the coding sequence ATGAGCCTGCAAACCACAATGCAATCCGCGACGCGCGGCCGCTGGGCAGTTGCCGGGATTTTCCTTGCCAATGGCTTCCTCACCGGCAGTTGGGCGCCGCAGATCCCGGTGTTCCTCACCCGTCTGGACATTTCGAAATTCACGCTCGGTCTGCTGATTCTTTTGTTCGGCGTCGGCGCGGTCATGGCGATGACCTGGTGCGGCCATCTCATTTCCAGGCACGGCTCGCGCACAGTGCTGCGCTGGTTCGGCCTCTGCGGCAGCTTCGGCCTGCTGGTCGTGGCGCTGGCGCCCAACGTGCCGCTGGCGGCAATCGCCATGCTTGTCTTCGGCGGCTCGATCGGCGGCATGGACGTCGCCATGAACTCCAACGCCGTTATCGTCGAGCGCCGGCTTTCCCGCGCGATCATGTCGTCCTCGCATGGCTTCTGGAGCCTGGGCGGCTTCGCCGGCGGCGCGCTCGGCGGCTACTCCATCCAGAATTACGGCCATCTCGCCCACGCCATCGTGGTGACCGTGATCGCCTTCGCCATCATCGCCCTTGCCATTCGTTACCTCGTCGCCGAGGACAGGCCTCGGGTCGCCGAGCACCAGAAATTCGCGCTGCCGCGCCACCCAATCGTCTATCTGGTCGGGCTGATGGCGCTGCTCACCATGGTCTCCGAGGGTGCGGTGCTCGACTGGGCGGCGCTCTACCTCCATCAGGAGCTCGGCGCCGATCTTGCGATTGCAGGTCTAGCCTACGCCGCTTTCTCCGGCGTCATGGCGCTGATGCGCTTCCTGGGCGACGGCGTGCGCAACCGCTTCGGCGCCGTGGCGACGCTGCGCGGCTCGGCCCTTGTCGCCGCCGCCGGCATGCTGGTGGGGGGCCTCTCGCCCTCGCCTTATCTTGCCATTGCCGCTTTCGCCTTCTGCGGCTTCGGCATCGCCAACATGGTGCCGATCCTGTTTTCGGCCGGCGGCAACCAGGAAGGCATGTCCTCCGGCACCGGCATGAGCGTCGTCACCACCATGGGCTATTCGGGCATTCTGGTGGCGCCGTCGGCGATCGGCTTCGTCGCCGAGCGATCGAGCTTCGGCCCGATCTTCGTCGCGCTCTCCGGCCTGCTGGTCGTCGTGCTGTTGATGGCGAGCCTCGCTCACCGGGCCGAGTTCGCCCCCGCTCCAGCGCCGGCCGAATAG